A region of Chelonoidis abingdonii isolate Lonesome George chromosome 8, CheloAbing_2.0, whole genome shotgun sequence DNA encodes the following proteins:
- the TFDP2 gene encoding transcription factor Dp-2 isoform X5 produces MVTQTHITEATGWIPGDRKRAREFIQSDFSESKRSKKGDKNGKGLRHFSMKVCEKVQRKGTTSYNEVADELVSEFTNSNSHLATDSQAYDQKNIRRRVYDALNVLMAMNIISKEKKEIKWIGLPTNSAQECQNLEIEKQRRLERIKQKRAQLQELLLQQIAFKNLVQRNQQNEQQNQGPPALNSTIQLPFLIVNTSKRTVIDCSISSDKFEYLFNFDNTFEIHDDIEVLKRMGMSFGLEAGKCSAEDLRTAKSLVPKALESYVTDMATGRPWLNQGSLLNSAHSVSTLETAGGTSISKSSGNPGLCLDAEVALATGQFLAPGSQQSSSATSRYSESRGETPCSFNDEDDDDDDDSSSPE; encoded by the exons taaaagaagcaaaaaaggagaTAAAAATGGAAAGGGTCTGAGGCATTTTTCAATGAAAGTATGTGAAAAAGTCCAGCGTAAAGGAACAACGTCCTACAATGAAGTAGCTGATGAACTGGTATCAGAATTCACAAATTCTAATAGTCACTTGGCTACAGATTCG caggCTTATGATCAGAAGAATATTAGGCGGAGAGTTTATGATGCCCTCAATGTGCTGATGGCAATGAACATCATTtcaaaagagaagaaggaaatcAAATGGATTGGCCTTCCTACAAACTCAGCTCAAGAATGTCAAAACCTAGAG ATAGAGAAACAGAGACGACTAGAACGAATAAAGCAGAagagagcccagctgcaagaGCTACTATTGCAG CAAATAGCATTCAAAAATTTGGTACAAAGAAATCAGCAAAATGAACAACAGAATCAAGGTCCTCCAGCTTTGAACTCTACAATACAgctccctttcctaatagttaaCACTAGCAAAAGAACTGTTATAGACTGCAGCATATCAAGTGATAA GTTTGAGTACCTCTTTAATTTTGATAACACGTTTGAGATTCATGATGACATTGAGGTGCTGAAGCGAATGGGAATGTCCTTTGGGCTAGAGGCAGGCAAATGCTCAGCAGAGGATCTAAGAACTGCAAAATCATTGGTGCCAAAAGCTTTAGAAAGCTATGTCACAG ATATGGCTACAGGACGCCCATGGTTGAACCAGGGGTCACTTTTAAATTCAGCTCATTCAGTTTCAACTTTAGAAACAGCTGGTGGTACCTCTATTTCTAAATCAAG TGGAAATCCAGGATTGTGTCTAGATGCTGAAGTGGCCTTAGCAACTGGGCAGTTCCTTGCCCCTGGTAGTCAACAGTCCAGCAGTGCAACATCACGTTATTCGGAGTCACGAGGAGAAACCCCATGCTCATTCAATGATGAAGATGATGACGACGATGACGATTCCTCTTCCCCAGAATGA